TCTACCCTTTGGAGCATTAATTCCGCATTGTCTTTAGACATACTCTGAATTAAACGCGCTTTAATGCTTTCTCTCGTGTAATTCAGAGCAGATTCTAATTCTTTTGTCTCTAGCAAATCCGCGTGCGTTAGGATAATCAAAATCCTTGAGAGATTCGCATTTTGCAAAGTTTGCAAGATAAAATCCACATCAATTTGTGTCGCACTCTGTGCCGCATTCATTGCGTGAATGAGCAAATCACAACCCAAAATATAGTCTTTGGTGATTTCCTCTCTTTGCACGATAGGGTCATCAAGTCCGGGCGTATCTACGATTTCTACTTTATTTTCCAAGAATTTCAGAGGAGTAAAGAGTATGGTTTCCTTGATGAGATTACATAATCTGCTAGAATGATTTGCCGAAGTGTATTTGGGTAAATCTTGCAAAGAAATCTTTAAACTCTGTGTAGAATCCTGCACAAATTTCTCCAAAACCTCTTTAAATTCCGCATTATTTAAAAGTTCAGCAAGTGTAGAATCTTCTATTGTAGATTTCAAATCTTCCCATTCTGCCTTGTTCCAAAAGCTCACTTGCGCACTAGGTGTTTGAGCGTATTTTAGAAGCGTCAAGCTTGCAGTCTCTGGAATCGTAGAGCTACCCAAAATCTCCTGCCCCAAAAGTGCGTTTAAAAGCGTGCTTTTCCCTGCGCTTAACACACCTGTGATTCCGATAGAAAAATGCTGATTTTTAAGCTTTAACAAAAGAGATTCCAACTCCGCTAAACTTGAGGAGAGGTTAAGAAGATTCTGCGCTTGCATTGCCTGCAAAACTGCCTTTTTTTGCTCTAGGAGTTTTAGACTATTTCCCCAAAAATCTTGCAAAAAGTTTGAATCCAAAGTGGATTCTTGTTGTTTTTGTAGAATCTCTACTTCTTTGATTTCTTGATGTGCAATCCTTTCTAAATGCGCCTTGATTTGTTCTAAAAATTCTCCTTTTGCAACCTTATGTTGCTCCAGCAAAGCAAGGTTTTCCAAAACTTTTTTGAGCAGATTTTGCGTTCTTTTTGGCTCTCTTTCAAAGGCTTTATGAATATTGAGAAGCAAGGTGTATTGCACCTGTAAGATTCCTTTAAAGCTTAAGGTTTTGCAATATTTTTCACAAAGATTTTGTAGCACAGCACTCTGCCAAAAAACATTAAAACTATGCAAATCTTGACTTAAAAAAATCGCTACAATCTCACTTGCTTTTTCGCTTTCTAAAATATGCAAATTCCCTAGTGGCACGATTTCTTTAAAGATTGATTCTAAATATTCCCCTAGCTCTTTCATTTTGCCTCCTTAAAGATTGGACTAAT
This is a stretch of genomic DNA from Helicobacter ganmani. It encodes these proteins:
- a CDS encoding dynamin family protein, with product MKELGEYLESIFKEIVPLGNLHILESEKASEIVAIFLSQDLHSFNVFWQSAVLQNLCEKYCKTLSFKGILQVQYTLLLNIHKAFEREPKRTQNLLKKVLENLALLEQHKVAKGEFLEQIKAHLERIAHQEIKEVEILQKQQESTLDSNFLQDFWGNSLKLLEQKKAVLQAMQAQNLLNLSSSLAELESLLLKLKNQHFSIGITGVLSAGKSTLLNALLGQEILGSSTIPETASLTLLKYAQTPSAQVSFWNKAEWEDLKSTIEDSTLAELLNNAEFKEVLEKFVQDSTQSLKISLQDLPKYTSANHSSRLCNLIKETILFTPLKFLENKVEIVDTPGLDDPIVQREEITKDYILGCDLLIHAMNAAQSATQIDVDFILQTLQNANLSRILIILTHADLLETKELESALNYTRESIKARLIQSMSKDNAELMLQRVDFIALASYPALLAQTNPQKAKELGFSLESSNFNALLDYLNQTLLGGNSTKAKDLIFLSAQGFVRVFENIKSACVLEKSLLFAKESEIKKLIEEAKIEQEQSLTKLQETKESLNNATQQLQTYLETLQKELNQKLELSKNILSERIFADIVYDYDKGKTPSYERLQRILDLGLKDTLSDILRFCTQSLDKKITQLQSQFETQVQVGEKDSSILENFHLHFDESLLRKTALKILKSITKSVQKFGKNQRSELKSALDLDFEAGFVEFFAMIITQNKALESKLTENFKNFLEDLETNLKMDLENKAKILQNALQNSQNSAQEKSQKESLLNQNEAALEEALQSFKALQSYATRSAKC